A genomic segment from Aegilops tauschii subsp. strangulata cultivar AL8/78 chromosome 1, Aet v6.0, whole genome shotgun sequence encodes:
- the LOC141027116 gene encoding anaphase-promoting complex subunit 10-like — translation MILAVLFANSEGNIRIEKMIPSYSQPLTPHREAWSVSSCKPRNDVASLRDDSLDTYWQSDGAQPHLVNIQFQKKVQLQLVVLYVDFKLDESYTPSKISIRAGDGFHNLKVVTPSTAIHRRFNNVQGLLICARWSEDLANVVA, via the exons ATGATACTCGCCGTGCTCTTCGCCAACTCCGAAGGCAACATCCGCATCGAGAAGATGATACCCTCCTACTCCCAACCACTCACACCACATCGAGAGGCCTGGAGCGTCAGCTCCTGCAAGCCCCGCAACGACGTCGCCTCCCTCCGCGACGACAGCCTCGACACCTACTGGCA GTCGGACGGCGCGCAGCCGCACCTGGTCAACATCCAGTTCCAAAAGAAGGTGCAGCTGCAG CTTGTTGTGCTGTACGTGGATTTCAAGCTGGACGAGAGCTACACGCCCAGCAAGATCTCCATCCGGGCCGGCGACGGCTTCCACAATCTCAAGGTGGTAACTCCCTCCACCGCGATACATCGTCGTTTCAACAATGTTCAGGGGCTTCTGATCTGTGCTCGATGGTCAGAGGACTTAGCAAATGTTGTTGCTTGA